A single Arcanobacterium canis DNA region contains:
- the smpB gene encoding SsrA-binding protein SmpB: protein MSAAQKAKAAADAKAMIARNKKALHDYFIDDRFEAGLVLSGTEVKALRMGRASLTEAWIEVDRRGEAWIIGMNIPVYAMGSWTNHRPTAKRKLLLHKDELDELAVRSREKGYTIVPLELYFLRGRAKVEIGIARGKQEFDKRETLKRKQDKRETDRALAEVRRRQR from the coding sequence ATGAGTGCTGCGCAAAAGGCGAAGGCGGCTGCTGATGCGAAAGCCATGATCGCGCGCAATAAGAAGGCACTTCACGATTATTTTATCGACGACCGTTTCGAGGCCGGATTAGTGCTGTCAGGCACGGAAGTGAAGGCGTTGCGTATGGGGCGTGCTTCGCTGACGGAGGCGTGGATCGAGGTAGATCGGCGTGGAGAAGCTTGGATTATTGGCATGAACATTCCAGTGTATGCGATGGGTTCGTGGACGAACCACCGTCCGACAGCGAAGCGCAAGCTATTGCTTCACAAGGATGAACTTGACGAGCTTGCGGTGCGCAGCCGCGAAAAGGGATACACCATCGTTCCGCTGGAACTGTATTTCCTGCGTGGGCGGGCGAAGGTAGAAATCGGAATTGCGCGTGGTAAGCAAGAGTTTGACAAGCGTGAAACTCTCAAGCGCAAGCAAGATAAGCGTGAGACGGATCGCGCGTTGGCTGAGGTGCGACGTCGCCAACGCTAG
- a CDS encoding murein hydrolase activator EnvC family protein produces MRKTSACLSALALTVASVCAIPAFADDRSDLVDKQKEQNQKIENLSSSLEGVDMSLQKAYLQLQQTQGKLPGAQDAVAKAEDQLAAANREAQANEALLSAARDELSQINAAISDAKEKAEQSRNNLGELARATYRGQLQPSALSLIVGVTSSKDFLDAYLVSSAISRTQASSLTAFQQAAAQSENQKSRQDAVEAEVSELKAKADAIVVKREETRVQAQAKQEELKKLENDLKEQTKQLEGRKAEFKKNIQTVTAARDATSAEIAKIDAENRRKAAEAARRAAQANRRHQSGRQDSGGSTTSRNTGSGYWLHPPVPAPVYVTSPWGMRIYPFDGSRWMHNGVDLRSSCGEPQRAPADGTVARVVPAAGNSTHGNQIFINHGIVHGSSWVTVTNHLSGFNVRVGQSVSQGQVIGWTGQTGMVTGCHVHFEVWKNGGVINPMSLPSFTQRFG; encoded by the coding sequence ATGCGCAAGACGTCTGCGTGTCTATCCGCACTCGCGCTTACCGTAGCGTCGGTGTGCGCTATTCCAGCGTTTGCCGATGACCGCTCTGACTTGGTTGATAAGCAAAAAGAGCAAAACCAAAAGATCGAAAATCTGTCCTCCTCGCTTGAAGGTGTCGATATGTCACTTCAGAAGGCGTATTTGCAGCTTCAGCAAACCCAGGGCAAGCTTCCTGGTGCTCAAGATGCCGTAGCGAAAGCTGAAGATCAACTTGCTGCTGCTAACCGTGAGGCCCAGGCGAACGAAGCGCTACTGAGTGCAGCGCGTGATGAACTGAGCCAGATCAACGCGGCGATCAGCGATGCGAAAGAGAAAGCGGAACAGTCCCGCAATAATCTCGGTGAGCTTGCTCGTGCCACTTACCGCGGACAGCTCCAGCCGTCGGCGCTGTCGCTGATTGTGGGGGTGACGTCGTCGAAGGACTTTCTGGATGCGTATCTCGTTTCGTCCGCAATCTCGCGCACACAGGCATCGTCGCTGACAGCATTCCAGCAGGCAGCGGCGCAGAGTGAGAACCAAAAATCTCGCCAGGACGCCGTCGAAGCAGAAGTCAGTGAGCTCAAAGCGAAGGCCGATGCGATTGTGGTGAAGCGCGAAGAAACGCGCGTGCAGGCGCAGGCCAAACAGGAAGAGCTCAAAAAGCTTGAAAATGATCTTAAGGAACAAACGAAACAACTCGAAGGTCGTAAGGCCGAATTCAAGAAGAATATCCAGACGGTGACTGCCGCGCGTGATGCCACGTCAGCAGAAATTGCCAAGATCGATGCTGAAAATCGCCGAAAAGCTGCAGAAGCTGCACGCCGCGCTGCTCAAGCAAATAGACGTCATCAGTCCGGCAGACAGGACTCAGGAGGTTCGACGACGTCGCGTAACACCGGATCGGGGTATTGGCTGCACCCGCCGGTCCCGGCGCCAGTATACGTCACGAGCCCGTGGGGAATGCGCATTTATCCCTTCGACGGAAGCCGGTGGATGCATAACGGCGTTGATTTGCGTAGCTCGTGCGGCGAACCACAGCGTGCGCCGGCCGATGGGACCGTTGCACGTGTCGTCCCTGCTGCGGGGAACTCGACACACGGTAACCAGATCTTCATCAACCACGGTATTGTTCATGGATCTTCATGGGTGACGGTGACAAACCATCTCTCGGGATTCAATGTTCGCGTGGGGCAGTCGGTAAGCCAGGGGCAAGTCATCGGTTGGACCGGACAGACGGGAATGGTGACCGGATGCCACGTTCACTTTGAAGTATGGAAGAACGGTGGCGTCATTAACCCGATGAGCCTGCCGTCCTTCACTCAGCGTTTCGGATGA
- the ftsX gene encoding permease-like cell division protein FtsX has protein sequence MAIRFLLSQAFKGLRHNLSMAASVALVTFVSLLFLGSAVLLQGQISNMKNDWYDKVEVSAFMCPTQSVSAQCAGGEATKEQIDSVANLLKSPQLASYVEKVYFETKEDALKSFQKQMEGTNWVQSLTADEMQASYRVKLVNPEQYKIVAEALTGQPGVESVVDQREQLEPLFKMLNRLTYVAGILAGVMIITGLLLVPSTIRFSAMFRRNETQIMRFVGASNMFIQAPFILESAIAALFGSLLAVGALYVAVDVFIARWFSSQIIDVVSGADVLFMAPFLVVGAIVVAVMASFIALRRYTRV, from the coding sequence ATGGCTATTCGTTTTTTGCTCTCACAGGCGTTCAAGGGCCTGCGTCACAATCTTTCGATGGCCGCATCAGTGGCGCTCGTGACTTTTGTGTCGCTTCTTTTCCTTGGCTCTGCTGTTCTTCTCCAAGGTCAGATTTCAAATATGAAAAATGACTGGTACGACAAAGTCGAAGTCTCGGCGTTCATGTGTCCGACGCAGTCAGTTTCAGCTCAGTGCGCTGGGGGAGAAGCGACGAAGGAACAGATCGACTCTGTCGCGAACCTTTTGAAATCTCCCCAGTTGGCGTCCTACGTTGAGAAGGTGTATTTCGAGACTAAGGAAGATGCGCTCAAATCTTTCCAGAAGCAAATGGAAGGAACGAACTGGGTCCAGTCATTGACGGCTGATGAGATGCAGGCATCCTACCGAGTCAAACTCGTCAACCCTGAACAATACAAAATCGTTGCGGAAGCCCTCACGGGCCAGCCCGGTGTGGAATCTGTTGTCGATCAGCGCGAACAACTTGAACCCCTGTTTAAGATGCTCAACCGCCTAACCTATGTGGCGGGGATCCTCGCGGGCGTCATGATCATTACCGGTTTGCTTTTGGTCCCTTCCACAATCCGCTTTTCTGCCATGTTCCGACGAAATGAAACCCAGATCATGCGTTTCGTCGGTGCATCGAATATGTTCATCCAGGCCCCGTTCATTTTGGAAAGCGCGATCGCCGCACTTTTTGGCTCCCTTCTCGCAGTCGGTGCTCTCTACGTGGCCGTTGATGTATTCATTGCACGATGGTTCTCATCCCAGATCATTGATGTTGTTTCCGGGGCGGATGTCCTCTTCATGGCACCATTCTTAGTGGTTGGCGCCATCGTTGTGGCCGTGATGGCCTCCTTTATCGCGCTTCGTCGTTATACCCGAGTCTGA